Proteins from a genomic interval of Archangium lipolyticum:
- a CDS encoding branched-chain amino acid ABC transporter permease, with the protein MSQLLQHLINGIAAGTIYALVALGYTMVYGVLKLINFAHGDVMMVGVYMGYSTAFMLGRQAQGTLWGVLLIFLVAMGGCALMGFLIERFAYRPLREKPRLTALITAIGISFTLSYGFQLDIGFLPGAAPRAFPQIIKPAMWFTVGDPEFPDVVLWNWQVISLLLAVGLMAGLQYLVFRTRFGRAMRAVSFDHRVAALMGIPTDRVISLTFMIGSALAAGAGLLYAIKDTSVSPLMGLYVGLKAFVAAVIGGIGNVPGAMVGGLLLGLVEEFVVGYAASTWRDAVAFGFLILVLLVRPGGLFGRVAAEKV; encoded by the coding sequence ATGTCCCAGCTCCTCCAGCACCTCATCAACGGCATCGCCGCTGGCACCATCTACGCGCTCGTCGCGCTCGGCTACACGATGGTCTACGGCGTGCTCAAGCTCATCAACTTCGCCCATGGCGACGTGATGATGGTCGGCGTGTACATGGGCTACTCGACGGCCTTCATGCTCGGCCGCCAGGCGCAGGGCACGCTCTGGGGCGTGCTGCTCATCTTCCTGGTGGCGATGGGGGGCTGCGCGCTGATGGGCTTCCTCATCGAGCGCTTCGCCTACCGGCCGCTGCGCGAGAAGCCCCGGCTCACCGCGCTCATCACGGCGATCGGCATCTCGTTCACGCTCTCGTACGGCTTCCAGCTGGACATCGGCTTCCTGCCGGGCGCCGCGCCGCGGGCCTTCCCGCAGATCATCAAGCCCGCCATGTGGTTCACCGTCGGAGACCCCGAGTTCCCGGACGTGGTGCTGTGGAACTGGCAGGTCATCTCCCTGCTGCTGGCGGTGGGGCTGATGGCGGGCCTGCAGTACCTCGTCTTCCGCACCCGCTTCGGGCGGGCGATGCGGGCGGTCTCCTTCGACCACCGCGTGGCGGCGCTGATGGGCATCCCCACCGACCGCGTCATCTCGCTGACGTTCATGATTGGCAGCGCGCTGGCGGCGGGAGCGGGTCTGCTCTACGCCATCAAGGACACCTCGGTGAGCCCGCTGATGGGGCTGTACGTGGGCCTCAAGGCCTTCGTGGCGGCGGTCATCGGCGGTATCGGCAACGTGCCGGGGGCCATGGTGGGCGGGCTGCTGCTGGGTCTGGTGGAGGAGTTCGTGGTAGGCTACGCCGCGAGCACCTGGCGTGACGCGGTGGCCTTCGGCTTCCTCATCCTCGTGCTGCTCGTCCGGCCCGGAGGTCTGTTCGGCCGGGTCGCGGCAGAGAAGGTCTGA
- a CDS encoding branched-chain amino acid ABC transporter permease, which translates to MHTAAAVSSGSGKPSGIPAPLRGIFPLLVALPVLLLLEWLLSNSPFATYLLSIMGVNIILAVSLNIVNGMTGQFSIGHAGFMAVGAYLSGVTALALKDVAISFLPVAASDQVLLVVTLLVGGIAAALCGFLVGLPSLRLRGDYLAIVTLGFGEIIRVAVQNTEAFGKALGLSGIPQTSSVAMVGFWVFLVVLVARRIAASSHGRSLWAIREDEVAAEAMGVNTTGYKVRAFVISSFFAGVAGGLFAHFVPIINPGSFTFVKSMEIVVMVVLGGLGSTTGAIVAAVFLTLLPEGLRSAFTAFGAEGSLAQKVDQIRMPVYGMLLVVLMLARPQGLFGTREIWEILPRWIPRRRKGM; encoded by the coding sequence ATGCATACCGCCGCTGCCGTCTCTTCTGGTTCCGGGAAGCCCTCCGGGATTCCCGCCCCGCTCCGGGGCATCTTCCCCCTGTTGGTGGCCCTGCCGGTGCTGCTCCTCCTGGAGTGGCTGCTGAGCAACTCGCCCTTCGCCACCTACCTGTTGTCCATCATGGGGGTGAACATCATCCTCGCGGTGAGCCTCAACATCGTGAACGGGATGACGGGGCAGTTCTCCATCGGCCACGCGGGCTTCATGGCGGTGGGGGCCTACCTCTCCGGCGTGACAGCGCTGGCCCTCAAGGACGTGGCCATCTCCTTCCTGCCGGTGGCGGCGAGCGACCAGGTGCTCCTGGTGGTGACGCTGCTGGTGGGCGGTATCGCCGCGGCCCTCTGCGGCTTCCTGGTGGGCCTGCCTTCGCTGCGCCTGCGCGGTGACTACCTGGCCATCGTGACGCTGGGCTTCGGGGAGATCATCCGCGTGGCGGTGCAGAACACCGAGGCCTTCGGCAAGGCGCTGGGGCTGAGCGGGATTCCGCAGACGTCCTCGGTGGCCATGGTGGGCTTCTGGGTGTTCCTGGTGGTGCTGGTGGCGCGCCGCATCGCCGCCTCCAGCCACGGCCGTAGCCTGTGGGCCATCCGCGAGGACGAGGTGGCCGCCGAGGCCATGGGCGTCAACACCACGGGCTACAAGGTGCGCGCCTTCGTCATCTCCTCCTTCTTCGCGGGCGTGGCGGGCGGGCTGTTCGCGCACTTCGTCCCCATCATCAACCCCGGCTCCTTCACCTTCGTGAAGTCGATGGAGATCGTCGTGATGGTGGTGCTGGGCGGACTGGGCTCGACGACGGGCGCCATCGTGGCGGCGGTGTTCCTCACGCTGCTGCCCGAGGGGCTGCGCTCGGCCTTCACCGCCTTCGGGGCGGAGGGCAGCCTGGCACAGAAGGTCGATCAGATCCGCATGCCCGTGTACGGCATGCTGCTGGTGGTGCTGATGCTGGCACGGCCACAGGGTCTGTTCGGCACGAGGGAAATCTGGGAGATCCTGCCGCGGTGGATTCCGCGCCGCCGGAAGGGGATGTGA